From the Ictalurus furcatus strain D&B chromosome 19, Billie_1.0, whole genome shotgun sequence genome, one window contains:
- the LOC128623724 gene encoding ubiquitin carboxyl-terminal hydrolase 15 isoform X1, whose translation MAEGGAADLDTQRGEVVTLLKTQLRKGDTWYLIDSHWFKQWKKYVGFDSWDKYQMGDQNVYPGPVDNSGLLKDGDVLAIKEHLIDELDYILVPTEGWNKLVSWYGLTEGQEPIARKVVEQGMFVKHCKVEVYLTELKLCEDSNMDNVITRRFSKADTIDTIEKEMRKLFSIPDEKETRLWNKYMSNTFEPLNKPDSTIQDAGLYQGQQCLYDGEIHLFTLRTTEGLVHNHYKKCKHSLMLKKVLVIEQKNEDGTWPRGSSTQKSSGASNLSALPKISPSSLTNNHNSSFSSRNVKNSSYSLSSYPPYSSYEYSDQSRHSEKSGLCGLSNLGNTCFMNSATQCLSNIPPLTEYFLKDKYQDELNEDNPLGMKGEIAKAYAELIKQLWSGKYSYVTPRPFKTQVGRFAPQFSGYQQQDSHELLAFLLDGLHEDLNRIRKKPYIQLKDAEGRPDKVVAEEAWENHIKRNDSIIVDIFHGLFKSTLVCPVCSKVSVTFDPFCYLTLPLPMKKERTLEVYLVRLDPLTKPTQYKLTVPKVGYISDLCASLSVLSGVPAEKMIVTDIYNHRFHRIFATNENLSSIMERDDIYVFEVGVNRLEDTEHVVIPVHLREKYKQSGYNHSSTPLFGLPFLITIPRTLSEEKFYNLLLLRLCRFVRSAMEEEECDETHLSKQHAINGNATNGILEEGSPSEMETDEQDDESSQDQELPSENDNSQSEDSVGGDNDLENGVGPENTTKGQQLTGHKKRLFTFQFNNMGKTDLSFIKEEPRQIRFDEGHLRLSDRSYLSLDWEPEMKKKYFDESLAEDFDKHESMEYKPQKKAFFKLKDCIELFTTKEKLGAEDPWYCPSCKQHQQATKKLDLWSLPPVLVVHLKRFSYSRYMRDKLDSLVDFPLRDLDMSEFLINPNAGPCRYNLIAVSNHYGGMGGGHYTAYAKNKDDDKWYNFDDSIVSPVSEDQIVSKAAYVLFYQRQDTVKGTGYFALDREDAEEQESSLAQGVNGQSDEDEDEEEEDLNDNEQDEELEPNDISMNTN comes from the exons ATGGCGGAGGGAGGAGCAGCTGATCTGGATACTCAGAGAGGAGAGGTCGTAACGCTGCTCAAAACTCAGCTCCGGAAAGGAGACACTTG gtACTTAATAGACAGTCACTGGTTCAAACAGTGGAAGAAATATGTGGGCTTTGACAGTTGGGATAAGTACCAGATGGGAGATCAGAATGTCTACCCTGGACCAGTGGACAACTCAGGGCTCCTTAAAG ATGGGGATGTTCTTGCTATTAAGGAGCACCTTATCGATGAATTGGATTACATCCTTGTGCCTACTGAGGGCTGGAATAAGTTAGTGAGCTGGTATGGACTGACTGAGGGCCAGGAACCGATCGCcagaaag GTGGTTGAGCAGGGTATGTTTGTGAAGCACTGCAAAGTGGAGGTCTACCTCACCGAGTTAAAGCTATGTGAAGACAGCAACATGGACAATGTCATCACTAGACGCTTTAGTAAAGCGGACACAATAG ACACTATCGAAAAGGAGATGCGCAAACTGTTCAGCATTCCTGATGAGAAGGAGACCAGGTTGTGGAACAAATACATGAGCAACACCTTTGAGCCTTTGAACAAACCAGACAGCACCATTCAGGATGCGGGACTCTACCAGGGGCAG cagtgtCTATATGATggtgagatccatcttttcacactgaggacaactgagggactcgtacacaaccattacaaaaagtgcaaacattcactgatgctcaagaag GTTCTTGTTATAGAGCAGAAGAACGAGGATGGAACTTGGCCTCGCGGTTCCTCTACGCAGAA GTCATCTGGTGCTTCCAATCTCTCTGCTTTACCAAagatctccccttcatctctcaCAAACAATCATAACAGCAGCTTCAGCAGCAGGAA TGTGAAAAACTCTAGCTACAGCCTTTCATCCTACCCTCCCTATAGCAGCTATGAGTACTCGGACCAGAGTAGGCACAGTGAGAAATCAGGCCTGTGTGGCCTCTCCAACCTGGGCAATACCTGCTTCATGAACTCTGCTACACAG TGTCTGAGTAATATTCCTCCGCTCACTGAGTACTTCCTGAAGGACAAATATCAGGATGAGCTGAACGAGGACAACCCTTTGGGAATGAAAGGAGAGATTGCTAAGGCTTACGCTGAGCTTATCAAACAGCTCTGGTCTGGCAAATACAGCTACGTCACTCCTAGACCTTTCAAG ACCCAAGTAGGGCGCTTTGCCCCTCAGTTCTCAGGCTATCAGCAACAGGACTCCCACGAACTGCTGGCCTTCCTTCTCGACGGCTTGCACGAGGACTTGAACCGCATCAGGAAGAAGCCCTACATCCAGCTCAAAGATGCTGAAGGAAGACCAGACAAG GTAGTAGCTGAAGAGGCCTGGGAGAACCACATCAAGAGGAATGACTCCATCATTGTGGATATATTTCACGGCCTCTTCAAATCTACGTTGGTCTGCCCTGTGTGTTCAAAGGTCTCTGTGACTTTTGATCCGTTCTGTTACCTCACACTTCCTCTGCCCATGAAGAAGGAGCGTACTCTGGAGGTCTACTTGGTGCGGCTAGACCCCCTCACCAAACCCACGCAG TATAAGCTGACAGTACCCAAAGTCGGCTACATCTCAGACCTCTGTGCATCTCTTTCGGTTCTGTCTGGAGTACCTGCAGAAAAG ATGATTGTCACAGATATCTACAACCACCGGTTCCATCGAATCTTTGCTACAAATGAGAACCTGAGCAGTATAATGGAAAGGGACGATATCTATGT GTTTGAGGTTGGAGTAAACCGGCTAGAGGACACAGAGCATGTGGTGATTCCTGTGCACCTACGAGAGAAATATAAGCAGTCCGGCTACAACCATAGCAGCACGCCCCTGTTTGGCCTACCCTTCCTCATAACCATCCCACGCACTCTCAGCGAGGAGAAGTTCTACAACCTGCTACTTCTCCGTCTGTG TCGTTTTGTGCGCTCAGCTATGGAAGAAGAGGAATGCGACGAGACGCACTTGTCCAAGCAGCACGCTATCAACGGCAATGCCACTAACGGTATTCTGGAGGAGGGCTCGCCCA GTGAAATGGAGACTGATGAGCAGGATGATGAATCCAGTCAGGACCAGGAACTCCCATCAGAGAATGACAACAGCCAGTCAGAGGATTCGGTGGGCGGGGACAACGATCTGGAGAATGGGGTCGGCCCAGAGAACACGACCAAAGGCCAGCAGCTCACAGGCCATAAAAAGCGACTTTTCACATTCCAGTTCAACAACATGGGCAAGACTGATCTGAGTTTTATTAAAGAAGAACCACGGCAGATCCGATTCGATGAGGGACACCTTCGACTCAGCG ACAGATCTTATCTCTCCTTGGACTGGGAGCCAGAGATGAAGAAGAAATACTTTGACGAAAGTCTAGCGGAG GACTTTGATAAACATGAAAGCATGGAATACAAACCTCAAAAGAAGGCCTTCTTTAAATTAAAGGACTGCATAGAGCTCTTCACTACCAAAGAAAAATTAGGAGCAGAGGACCCATG GTATTGTCCCAGTTGTAAGCAGCACCAGCAGGCCACTAAGAAGTTAGACCTGTGGTCCCTGCCTCCTGTACTAGTGGTCCATCTGAAGCGCTTCTCTTACAGCCGTTACATGAGGGATAAGCTGGACTCATTGGTGGACTTCCCCCTTCG TGACCTGGACATGTCCGAGTTCCTGATCAACCCCAATGCTGGGCCGTGCCGCTACAACCTCATTGCCGTGTCTAACCACTACGGAGGAATGGGAGGAGGCCACT ATACGGCCTATGCCAAAAACAAGGACGATGACAAGTGGTACAACTTTGATGACAGCATTGTATCTCCAGTCAGTGAGGATCAGATTGTG tccAAAGCGGCATATGTCCTATTCTACCAGCGTCAGGACACGGTAAAGGGAACGGGCTACTTTGCTCTAGACCGTGAGGACGCCGAGGAGCAAGAGAGCAGCTTAGCACAGGGGGTCAACGGCCAgagtgatgaagatgaagacgaaGAGGAGGAAGACCTAAATGACAATGAGCAAGATGAAGAGCTGGAGCCAAATGACATTTCCATGAACACCAACTGA
- the LOC128623724 gene encoding ubiquitin carboxyl-terminal hydrolase 15 isoform X5 produces MAEGGAADLDTQRGEVVTLLKTQLRKGDTWYLIDSHWFKQWKKYVGFDSWDKYQMGDQNVYPGPVDNSGLLKDGDVLAIKEHLIDELDYILVPTEGWNKLVSWYGLTEGQEPIARKVVEQGMFVKHCKVEVYLTELKLCEDSNMDNVITRRFSKADTIDTIEKEMRKLFSIPDEKETRLWNKYMSNTFEPLNKPDSTIQDAGLYQGQVLVIEQKNEDGTWPRGSSTQK; encoded by the exons ATGGCGGAGGGAGGAGCAGCTGATCTGGATACTCAGAGAGGAGAGGTCGTAACGCTGCTCAAAACTCAGCTCCGGAAAGGAGACACTTG gtACTTAATAGACAGTCACTGGTTCAAACAGTGGAAGAAATATGTGGGCTTTGACAGTTGGGATAAGTACCAGATGGGAGATCAGAATGTCTACCCTGGACCAGTGGACAACTCAGGGCTCCTTAAAG ATGGGGATGTTCTTGCTATTAAGGAGCACCTTATCGATGAATTGGATTACATCCTTGTGCCTACTGAGGGCTGGAATAAGTTAGTGAGCTGGTATGGACTGACTGAGGGCCAGGAACCGATCGCcagaaag GTGGTTGAGCAGGGTATGTTTGTGAAGCACTGCAAAGTGGAGGTCTACCTCACCGAGTTAAAGCTATGTGAAGACAGCAACATGGACAATGTCATCACTAGACGCTTTAGTAAAGCGGACACAATAG ACACTATCGAAAAGGAGATGCGCAAACTGTTCAGCATTCCTGATGAGAAGGAGACCAGGTTGTGGAACAAATACATGAGCAACACCTTTGAGCCTTTGAACAAACCAGACAGCACCATTCAGGATGCGGGACTCTACCAGGGGCAG GTTCTTGTTATAGAGCAGAAGAACGAGGATGGAACTTGGCCTCGCGGTTCCTCTACGCAGAAGTAA